ataataatgATTTCCTTTGATTTTTCATGTTTGTCACCATAGACATTCAATCTTTTTGTGTATAaccttttaaaatttgtataaacgtgtattttttgaattttgtataattaatttatgtaatgtaatttgtataatatattaagtgtaattgtttaaattttatatgtttatgttaattagtagcaatttttttctatttcaagttttatcatatttgtatatataatcgAGACTTTATATTActcaattatacaaaaacaTGTGAATCACACAACATAGATGTTAATTATACAAATGAAatgtaaattatacaaattattgccCTCTCTCACTCACTTCTCTccccctctcccaatctcgctcgcctctctcatcTCTATCCCCAAtctctctcacctctctcttccctctcccagtctcgcttgctatatatacaaatacatatgtataatatacaattatctaactgatatacatatacaattcacctctttCCCACTCTCTGTCCTCTCACACTcatttctctcctctctctcccaatctcgctcgcctctctccttcctataacatgtagctacgaattgtaattatcaaactatagttaCAACGAGTAATTAGACTATTTTTGAGTGGTTACATGCGAAAGTTTCTCTTTATAAAATTGGACAAATTGTATGAAataacaaactattaattcaaattaaatgttatgggccatagtttattttaattgtaatttgcAAGAAATATCTCATTTTTCGCCATCTGATTCGGTATATTTTTCTGTcctatacatttataattatacaaattcagatcttatatacaaattataatgtataaatgaatttatataaaactgaacaatttatataaaaataatatacaaatcaaaagcttcatagcaaacataaaatttattgtgaAAGTTTTTCGAATTAACTAGCCCAAAACTGACCCAAAAGAAATTCCGTTGCCGGGACTTGAACCCGGGTCTCTCGGGTGAGAGCCGAGTATCCTAACCAACTAGACTACAACGGATTACTATGATACAATtcatagtaataaataaaattcttttcatatttatgcTTTTGTTCTAATATTTTACGTATCATATAATTTGATAATAGAGATGATTTATTTTAGTTGTGATTGAGAACTCACCACTCCCACCAATACAAGTTAACaacatattttatcaaaaaatttatatccaaaattcaaattcaaaggCATATATAAATGCATCCCACAAGGAGAAGTCAAAGCATATATAAATGCTTCATCTAATCCAACCAATTAACTTTGCTAATAACAGTTGTATTCTTTTTCCAATGCTAATAAATGCTACAACAATTTTCAAGTCAGTACAAAACATTTATTATGGGATTATACGTATTTCTTGGAGTTTTTGGCCAGAATCGttcttaaaatatattctaaaattaaattatatctttaaaatatcgTTCTTAACGAAAACattcttcaaatatttaaaagtgaGCAGTTTTCATCCTTATATTATATTAGATATCATCAAAAAACTGAGGGATCCTGCAAAACTGTTCACTATTAAATATCTGAATGATGTTATCTGCTAAGAATGATACTTTAAAGATATAGTTTAATTTTGGTGTATAGTTTAAGGattttttttgccaaaaaactcgtatttttttcatttacttttctcTATCTACCTAtatttaaattactttattatttttaatatattaagggaaattttgttttttacctttaatattaattatatatatttccacttttattttattactttttgtCATAgcaagagaaaatattttttacttatttttaatattaattattttatatatttcacttttaaattgccatttttaatttattaatataaaaaatatattttttctggTTTACACTTTTTCTAAATTAtatcttaaaattttgaaatatatatcaattaatatgaatattatgttaaattataataacatgttatttattcatttattataaattactacgaattacattttaaatcatCTCCTATGTATATaccatatatgtattttaaaagtGTTCATATAATTTAAGGGCGGAGCTAGTATCTTTATTGATAacctaaaatataaaattcataaacttaaattttacttttactcataaataacatttaaatttataatcaaagaATATACTACAGTAAataagattatttattttttattaataatcttaaatttgaaaaaaaaacttcaataaGGAATGAAATGCATAAATCAATCCACGGACAATTTTCCTTGACACGTAATATAAATTAATCGAACTACAATTAAAATATCGATAgcaaatggaaaaaaataaaaagaaaaccaCTTAGTCCTACTTACAAATAACGAGGCATGTACACTTGCCAAATCCCATAAATGTCACTCtctatttcttctttaattGGAATTCTACATTTAATTCTTCCAAGGAAATGATGAAGCCATTTTTTTGTTTAGCATTCTTCATTTTTctacttaattattttgttgtaaAAGAGGCAAATGGTTCTCTTAGAGAGTTAAAGctttatgaatttaaaaaagGACTTGAAGACAAACATTTCCAATATTCTTCCTCTTTTATCTATTCATCACCACCTTCAACTCCTCCACAACCTTCTATCCCCACCTCCCATTCCAAAAAGGTACCCAAAATAATACTGCTCAGTTGATTTGACTATCTGAACTTTCACTTTATCGATACGTGTGTTATTTAGtagaattttataaaaatttaacaactttctttttttttgttggttttaGAGTGAAGGAGGTGTTATATATCCAATAGGGTATGGTGCAGATCCAAGAGGAACAAGTGATAGTAGTGAAGCTATAAAAGAGGCTATTGATGATGCATTGAAATTGCAAAATAATGGATTTGTATTGCTTCCTGGTATTAGTGATCTTGGTGGTCTCATTATTGATTTACAAGGTGGAAATTATAAAATCAACAATCCTATTGTATTTCCTCCTGGCATTGGCAATATTGTGGTATGTCATATACATCCTCTCTAATTTTGATTATTCGCTTTAAGTTATGTACGCTGACAGTAATATACGACGTAATAAGGTTCCATGTGAAACAGTCACAaggaatagaaaaaaaagaaaaattttcatgTGAAAAGAGAATGTGAACGTGAATATTTCTTTTTGGACTTAGAAGTAAGTCCATTTTAGGATTCAATATTAGTTCATAACGTATACGTTATTTGAGTAAATACAAATTATAGGTGATTTGAAAAACTCATTACGTaaattatgagatgagaaatatattatttctttcgttttaatttacttatttccttttaattcaGAACTAATTTAACTATACTGTTAGCTTAATTTAAATAGGTTAAATGGGAACACTAGTGGTAGCAATCGATtacaagatattgattttgattggGCAGTGTTCAAACTGAAAATGCAATTAAATTGTCTACGGACATGTGTTCAACTTTATTGAAAAATGCATCTTATGTTCAACTTTTACCTTTCGATATGACAAGTGCCTACCTATGTGGCAATCTAGGGAGTTAAAAAAAACGAAAGATAAATACACTCTTCGTTTTATTTCATGTGAGAACATCTGACTcgacataaaatttaagaaaaaaataaatatttttaaagtttgtggtttaaaatgaattataaaaatttatgtatttgtaaattatttcattaaggattacttaatagaaaaaatatgtcaatcctttttaaattaattaaaaaaagtaattcccATTAATTGAAACAGATTAAGTAATAGATATTTAGGATCGTTAATTGAGagataagaataataattttctaataaaatttatttttatgttttatttgagaCATTTGTTGATTTGagaattattttattccatCATTCTCACCAAAACGAGGTGTTGTTTTACTACTACATGAAATGttctaattttcaaattaagataaaatatgctaaaaagaaCCTTTAATTTCTGAAATTTGAGAATACTAGTGACCAAAGAAAGATGCTATGGGATGGGAAATTATTTCTAAGATGATCATTGTCACTCCATTAATAGTTAACATTTTCTTTGTTTAGTATTATTTATCAGAATAAGATTATGTATAACtcttaagaaaaatttaataataaaatgtaatttgaataaTATAACTCTATAATTAATCATTATCAAAATTGGTCTTTATAAGTGAACTATTAAATGTATACAAAGAATACcaatttatattaatcaaattgcatcttatattaaatttttcttaaggTTATGCATGCTCTTATCCTGACAAATAATAATGGACGGAGAAAAaagaatcaacaaaaaaaaaagtaatttcgtaaaaaataaaaactattaaatGCTCCAGAGTTTTGAAATATATGTTGTATAGTGAAATAATATCTTTTATTAAAAGAGGCAAAGGGAGAAACTAGAAAGTATATTTTCTCTATTGTTATTTGTTAGCCCAACGCatatttttcatcttcttttttctgGTCCCCTTGCATCTAATTATTCTCTGTGaactttttaattgaattttgttTATTAGAGTTTAAAGAATAAGTTGTTTATCATATTGTTGAGTATTTTTAGGTTGTGTCAGAAATGATGAATAATTGACTcttcttaataataataaaaacaataacaataatacttTCGTATACATCACTAGATTTTCGGGTACAATTGTAATCATTTGAATACATAAGTGAGGGGTGAATCGAAGAGTGTATGTGATAGGGGGATAGGAGATGTATTAACGAGAGGAGAGTGATGTATCCGAGAGaggattttgattttcttttttttaaattggtcaaattagaaattaattattttttttggaaaatgttggGCCAGTAAAGGACTACCTTAGTTACGAAACCCATTGGGTTGGTCGTAAATTTCATGATCAAGCCCAATATGATAGCCCATATATGTTAGAGAAAATTTTAtgtatagcaaatataaaattgcTTATTGTATGCTATGATTATGCTATATAAAATTGCACTCCATAGCAAAGTTTTAGTTTGCTACCTTATTGTTGTATTAACATATAATAAGATATGTTTTCGTCATGAAATTGCCTTCTGTTGCTATCTCTAAAATCAATATGGTCTCGACTGTTTGTATAGTACCCTCAATAGCatgattgattattttttgggTTACAATGGAGTTCTTACTGTTGAAAAAGGAATGAAATTCGAATAAAACAGAATGTGCGTGACTTCAGAGatttttttcgtttttcttATTAACCGAAATTATCaacttcttatttattattttaaacaatGTACATGTATATCAAACAAATCAAGGACTAGCGAATATACAAAAAGACAGCTCCGTAGCAAACTAAAACTTTGCTATAAAATGCAATTTATGAAGTATAGCCATAACATACAATTAgcaattttatatttgctatacataaattttctcattaaaaaattacctaatcatacataaattcatatcatatttactaattcaaataattatgtattatctcactaattaataatttcaataCTAGATTTTGAGttagatatatgtatttttgttaCTAGATAcagtaaaatagagaaaaagGTGAGCGGATACCAAATACAGAGAGAGAGGGTTAGCGAGAGAAGAGAGTGACCAGTGAGATTGTAGTGAGACGAGCGAGAGAGTCAGATACATGCAAATTCACTTGGATACAATGTATATAGAGtaaattacacttaattttTACCCTCGTGTATATTTGAGATACATATATCTGGACACGTCAACTACATGTTTTTGAAGTCCAAAATCAGGCGAGATTTGCAATGTTACAAACTAGTGTGATTCTAagtaatttttctcttaaactAGTGAAATTTCTATAAATTACCCTGCGAGCTATTGGTTGGGCgaattgattttgatcttgGTGAATTGCCTTAATATTTTCAGGTAAAAGGGGGAACACTAAGAGCATCCGATACATTTCCAGATGATAGACATCTAATTGAACTGTGGTCACAAGACTCTCCCAAGCCCATCAAAGACTACAACAACATTTCCCATCACCATAGTAACATTTTCGATCGACGTGACCAAACCATCGCGATTCGTTATGAGGGCATTACGCTCCATGACATCCTCTTCGACTCAGGTTATCGAGGAGGAGGTCTATATATCGTTGACTCAGCTAGAATTCGCGTAACAAGTTGCTTCTTCGTTCACTTCAACACGGAAGGAGTCCTCGTCCTGAGGGGCCACGAGACCTTCATATCGAACACGTTCATGGGACAACATCCAACCGTTGGCGGAGATAGAGGTGAGAGAGATTTCTCAGGCATAGCAATTGATCTTGCTAGCAATGACAATGCAATTACTGATGTTACAATTTTTTCATCAGCAATTGGAATTGTACTTAGAGGTGAGGCTAATATTGTCACAGGGGTACATTGTTATAACAAGGCAACATATTTTGGTGGAGTTGGTATTTTAGTTAAAGCATCACAAAATAGGATAGATAATTGTTACCTTGACTATAACTCTATAGTCATTGAGGACCCTTTCTTAGTTCACATCTCAAATGGATATTTTCTTGGAGAGGGAAACATTGTTTTGAAAGCGATTAACGGTCGAATTTTCGGGCTAAATGTGATTAACAACATGTTTAGTGGTAACCCTACAAAAATGACACCAATGTTGAGTTTGGATGGAGAGTTTAATGATATTGATCAAGTTGTTATTGATCAAAATAATGTGAATGGGATGAGTTTGAAGTCTACTAGTGGAAAACTAAGTGTTGGTGGAAATGGGACAAAGTGGATAGCTGATTTTTCATCAATTCTTGTGTTTCCAAATAAGATAAATCATGtacaatattcattttattgtaGAGGAGGGGTTGTTGGATTTCCAGTACATGCTATAACAAATGTATCAAgtaatgttgttgttattgagAGTGAAAAAGTAGTTGATGGTGTGGTGTCAGTTTCTGTTGATCAACATAATATTGTGGGTGAAAAGAATTTTTTCATGTGAAAAAACAAGCAATTGGAGATGATGTTATTTAAATACTTGTTATCTCTTTTCTCTCCTCCTTCCTCGATATTTGGTACTTGTATTGAGATCagactaatttaaattttcattaggAAGTTGCACGTTAATGATAAAGCATTtcatctctctttttttttcctcctttgATGTTTGATACTTGTATTGagattgaattaatttaaatcaGCATTAGGAAGTAGCACGTTAATGATAAAGcatttcattttatctttttcctCCCCGATGTTTGATACTTGTATTGAGATCAAACTAATTTGAATTCGCATCAAGAAGTTGCATGTTAATGAGAAAACATTTATCTCTTTGTTTTCTCGTCTCTTAATGTTTGATAATTGTATTGAGATCTAACTAATTTGAAGTCGCATTAGGAAGTTGCATGTTAATGATAAAGCATTTCATATCTCTTTTCTCCATTCAGCTTGAAATTTGGTATTTGTACTGAGATCAGACTATTTTGAATTCACATGAGGAAGTCGCATATTAATGGTAAaagcatttcataataaaaatattacttaaataattaatttttgaactCGAGATAACCAAAAATTAGAAATACTACTTGTTATCTTGTggtttctttacttgatgaatgtctTTTTGATAGAAAAGTTTATCTTAGGATTAAATTGCATGTACAATGATAAACATTtgtcatgtataaaatgtatacAAAAAATTTAGTCTAACTGAATATGTATAGTTCATAATGTTTAGGAAGTAATTTAAAAACATCCAAACACTAGTGGATATTATAATGGGATTTGCCTTTAccttttgttaaaattaaagCAAAAGGAGTTAGAGATCACATATCTTTTCCCACTccccaaattttttcttcttctgcttaATTAGGCAAAGAAAACTCACAAAAAGAATCTAAAAgtcgaaagaaaaaaaaggaattttacACAAATATTTGATCAGATTCATTATTTACGTTATCTAGGttaattcttaaaaaaagaagaagaaccaAGTGTTACGATTCGCCAAATGTTACTTTGTAGGTTATaagtttaaagaaaaacaattgaCTAGAAATCAAGTTAAGTTTCTTGAGAGTATTGAATATTCTTAGGAATATTTAAAAGAGTAAGCTAGTCATGAAGTCATATAATGTGGTTTGAGCTTAATTTGATCCCACAATTCCAAAAGTATCATAAAGcatttaataattttgaccCTTCATGTTTCCTAAAAGTCAAAAATTTACCAACATAATAATATGTAAATATGTCTATTTACTTGACATTAATTGATATCTATATCTTCTAATTTTGAAGGTGCATAACAATTGTCAcgccccttttttttctctctctcatatatttttaattttttataatttttattttgaaagaaaaagaaaagagtttttccaattaaagtgacattttgaaaagggataattattattcagagtcgccacttggaattgagttttggtgttccaagtcaccttatttaaatccctaatcaaaaggaaatttgactctattttattggtctgcgaactagaactagaaattcgggtaaggaattctgttgaccgaggggaaggtgttaggcacccctcgaatcccgtggttctagcacggtcgctttattgacttttaatatgacttaacttaatttttggACACtgtattatttaacttaatgaaattgttatttattttcagatttattctaaacttattttaaattggtttatttattttaaatggtctttcttcatttttttttttgttgtgcgTCCgttaattttaaagttgaacaTTCGTATATCTTTTTctgcttatatttgtatgttttttaattttttaatgttattataaGTAGAATATATCTGGTTCCTAAGAATTAGAGTTTGTGTAGGAATAGATATTCAGAGTTCAAGTTAATTTaggattatatatttatttatttattttaaattcaaaataggaaaataaaattttataagatttgaaGTTGGTTCTTATCAAGAAATCCTAAATAAATTAggaatgttttattttaaattttatatatatNNNNNNNNNNNNNNNNNNNNNNNNNNNNNNNNNNNNNNNNNNNNNNNNNNNNNNNNNNNNNNNNNNNNNNNNNNNNNNNNNNNNNNNNNNNNNNNNNNNNNNNNNNNNNNNNNNNNNNNNNNNNNNNNNNNNNNNNNNNNNNNNNNNNNNNNNNNNNNNNNNNNNNNNNNNNNNNNNNNNNNNNNNNNNNNNNNNNNNNNNNNNNNNNNNNNNNNNNNNNNNNNNNNNNNNNNNNNNNNNNNNNNNNNNNNNNNNNNNNNNNNNNNNNNNNNNNNNNNNNNNNNNNNNNNNNNNNNNNNNNNNNNNNNNNNNNNNNNNNNNNNNNNNNNNNNNNNNNNNNNNNNNNNNNNNNNNNNNNNNNNNNNNNNNNNNNNNNNNNNNNNNNNNNNNNNNNNNNNNNNNNNNNNNNNNNNNNNNNNNNNNNNNNNNNNNNNNNNNNNNNNNNNNNNNNNNNNNNNNNNNNNNNNNNNNNNNNNNNNNNNNNNNNNNNNNNNNNNNNNNNNNNNNNNNNNNNNNNNNNNNNNNNNNNNNNNNNNNNNNNNNNNNNNNNNNNNNNNNNNNNNNNNNNNNNNNNNNNNNNNNNNNNNNNNNNNNNNNNNNNNNNNNNNNNNNNNNNNNNNNNNNNNNNNNNNNNNNNNNNNNNNNNNNNNNNNNNNNNNNNNNNNNNNNNNNNNNNNNNNNNNNNNNNNNNNNNNNNNNNNNNNNNNNNNNNNNNNNNNNNNNNNNNNNNNNNNNNNNNNNNNNNNNNNNNNNNNNNNNNNNNNNNNNNNNNNNNNNNNNNNNNNNNNNNNNNNNNNNNNNNNNNNNNNNNNNNNNNNNNNNNNNNNNNNNNNNNNNNNNNNNNNNNNNNNNNNNNNNNNNNNNNNNNNNNNNNNNNNNNNNNNNNNNNNNNNNNNNNNNNNNNNNNNNNNNNNNNNNNNNNNNNNNNNNNNNNNNNNNNNNNNNNNNNNNNNNNNNNNNNNNNNNNNNNNNNNNNNNNNNNNNNNNNNNNNNNNNNNNNNNNNNNNNNNNNNNNNNNNNNNNNNNNNNNNNNNNNNNNNNNNNNNNNNNNNNNNNNNNNNNNNNNNNNNNNNNNNNNNNNNNNNNNNNNNNNNNNNNNNNNNNNNNNNNNNNNNNNNNNNNNNNNNNNNNNNNNNNNNNNNNNNNNNNNNNNNNNNNNNNNNNNNNNNNNNNNNNNNNNNNNNNNNNNNNNNNNNNNNNNNNNNNNNNNNNNNNNNNNNNNNNNNNNNNNNNNNNNNNNNNNNNNNNNNNNNNNNNNNNNNNNNNNNNNNNNNNNNNNNNNNNNNNNNNNNNNNNNNNNNNNNNNNNNNNNNNNNNNNNNNNNNNNNNNNNNNNNNNNNNNNNNNNNNNNNNNNNNNNNNNNNNNNNNNNNNNNNNNNNNNNNNNNNNNNNNNNNNNNNNNNNNNNNNNNNNNNNNNNNNNNNNNNNNNNNNNNNNNNNNNNNNNNNNNNNNNNNNNNNNNNNNNNNNNNNNNNNNNNNNNNNNNNNNNNNNNNNNNNNNNNNNNNNNNNNNNNNNNNNNNNNNNNNNNNNNNNNNNNNNNNNNNNNNNNNNNNNNNNNNNNNNNNNNNNNNNNNNNNNNNNNNNNNNNNNNNNNNNNNNNNNNNNNNNNNNNNNNNNNNNNNNNNNNNNNNNNNNNNNNNNNNNNNNNNNNNNNNNNNNNNNNNNNNNNNNNNNNNNNNNNNNNNNNNNNNNNNNNNNNNNNNNNNNNNNNNNNNNNNNNNNNNNNNNNNNNNNNNNNNNNNNNNNNNNNNNNNNNNNNNNNNNNNNNNNNNN
This window of the Solanum pennellii chromosome 2, SPENNV200 genome carries:
- the LOC107010627 gene encoding LOW QUALITY PROTEIN: polygalacturonase QRT3 (The sequence of the model RefSeq protein was modified relative to this genomic sequence to represent the inferred CDS: inserted 1 base in 1 codon), translating into MSLSISSLIGIXTFNSSKEMMKPFFCLAFFIFLLNYFVVKEANGSLRELKLYEFKKGLEDKHFQYSSSFIYSSPPSTPPQPSIPTSHSKKSEGGVIYPIGYGADPRGTSDSSEAIKEAIDDALKLQNNGFVLLPGISDLGGLIIDLQGGNYKINNPIVFPPGIGNIVVKGGTLRASDTFPDDRHLIELWSQDSPKPIKDYNNISHHHSNIFDRRDQTIAIRYEGITLHDILFDSGYRGGGLYIVDSARIRVTSCFFVHFNTEGVLVLRGHETFISNTFMGQHPTVGGDRGERDFSGIAIDLASNDNAITDVTIFSSAIGIVLRGEANIVTGVHCYNKATYFGGVGILVKASQNRIDNCYLDYNSIVIEDPFLVHISNGYFLGEGNIVLKAINGRIFGLNVINNMFSGNPTKMTPMLSLDGEFNDIDQVVIDQNNVNGMSLKSTSGKLSVGGNGTKWIADFSSILVFPNKINHVQYSFYCRGGVVGFPVHAITNVSSNVVVIESEKVVDGVVSVSVDQHNIVGEKNFFM